The following proteins come from a genomic window of Pyxidicoccus sp. MSG2:
- a CDS encoding isochorismatase family protein: MPTFRLKLDQAALLIVDIQERLCAAMDRDALERTLTRTNAAIEGARALGLPIILTEQYSKGLGPTHSLVRMRLGDVKPVEKMEFSAAVPEVLAALGHRRQVLVAGMEAHICVFQTVRDLTERGLSPFLLADAVLSRSAEDRRVGLDLCRDAGAQVVTVEAALFDLLERAGTPEFKKVSAAVR, encoded by the coding sequence ATGCCCACCTTCCGCCTCAAGCTGGACCAGGCTGCGCTGCTCATCGTGGACATCCAGGAGCGGCTGTGCGCCGCCATGGACCGGGACGCGCTGGAGCGGACGCTCACGCGCACCAACGCCGCCATCGAAGGGGCGCGCGCGCTCGGCCTCCCCATCATCCTCACCGAGCAGTACTCCAAGGGGCTGGGCCCCACGCACTCGCTGGTGCGCATGCGGCTGGGCGACGTGAAGCCCGTGGAGAAGATGGAGTTCAGCGCGGCCGTTCCAGAGGTGCTGGCCGCGCTGGGCCACCGGCGTCAGGTGCTGGTGGCCGGCATGGAGGCGCACATCTGCGTCTTCCAGACGGTGCGCGACCTGACCGAGCGCGGGCTGTCCCCCTTCCTGCTGGCGGACGCGGTGCTGTCGCGCTCGGCGGAGGACCGCCGCGTGGGGCTGGATTTGTGCCGCGACGCGGGCGCCCAGGTCGTCACCGTGGAGGCCGCGCTGTTCGACCTGCTCGAGCGTGCGGGCACGCCCGAGTTCAAGAAGGTCTCCGCGGCGGTGCGCTGA
- a CDS encoding MerC domain-containing protein, producing MLTASETTPARSRWDGVGQWLSALCIVHCVVLPVVLGVLPVAVAGVLGAESVHRWLLVLVAASALASFVPGWRHHRRISAPGLAALGVGLLAGGAFLVPEGAAGWWETGLTLAGGLVMAVAHGRNRALCRDCCPPESR from the coding sequence TTGCTGACCGCTTCGGAAACGACGCCTGCGCGTTCGCGCTGGGATGGCGTGGGCCAGTGGCTCTCCGCGCTGTGCATCGTCCACTGCGTGGTGCTGCCCGTGGTGCTGGGCGTGCTTCCAGTGGCTGTCGCCGGGGTGCTGGGGGCCGAGTCCGTGCACCGCTGGCTCCTCGTGCTGGTGGCCGCGAGCGCGCTGGCCTCCTTCGTCCCGGGCTGGCGCCACCACCGCCGCATCTCCGCGCCGGGGCTCGCCGCGCTGGGCGTGGGGCTGCTCGCGGGTGGGGCCTTCCTCGTCCCGGAAGGGGCTGCTGGCTGGTGGGAGACGGGCCTCACGCTGGCGGGCGGGCTGGTGATGGCGGTGGCCCACGGGCGAAACCGCGCCCTGTGCCGCGACTGTTGCCCTCCCGAATCACGGTGA